A window from Toxoplasma gondii ME49 chromosome IX, whole genome shotgun sequence encodes these proteins:
- a CDS encoding hypothetical protein (encoded by transcript TGME49_279310), whose translation MQNKLNRGEVTFVEKKGEKSLLSRKRSDSQTTWRASDLRCRETRGSRGRNDKDGREKSQKGRGLDDCSCDNKPRKRFKNKDKFRRRNGRCGNDKHAGDASAGKRPVLTARLWQDG comes from the coding sequence ATGCAGAACAAGTTAAATCGAGGAGAAGTCACCTTCGtggaaaaaaagggagaaaaaagcctTTTATCGCGGAAACGCTCCGACTCCCAGACAACGTGGCGGGCTAGCGACTTGCGCTgtcgagagacaagagggtcgcgaggaagaaacgacaaaGACGGCCGCGAGAAAAGCCAAAAAGGCCGCGGACTCGACGACTGCTCCTGCGACAACAAACCTAGAAAACGTTTCAAGAACAAAGATAAATTCCGGCGGCGCAACGGGCGATGCGGCAACGACAAGCacgcgggagacgcgagcgcGGGGAAGAGACCGGTTCTCACAGCCAGGCTATGGCAAGATGGTTAG
- a CDS encoding NBP2b protein, putative (encoded by transcript TGME49_267875) produces MAVTDSELAPQEGVSSSPSFSSSSCSASSRGRGGFGSLKGKGTSTSGLDSRNPQVRMAFRRARAEWRLSQALKRQEESGEEKIAAAESQRAPEQGALSLADAQKFVEAERENKACKSQHSVNCLGALRESLLSIECPLELAEAFEDAQVKCQSIASGKERAEQRLDEEATLREALFVSTLDDQRDEVTRLLGLMREQYQQLHNEYQDSLARIQDKMTAERGALMQKNKEELDCIFEERQNMEEHDIIEARQKRLDGFAEALEQQRERDEVESLAKKLRKETVIQELEKHLDKMLAAYQLNKEKLEYNTRVLSDRNKENLALVLAYKNRLNKCRETLSAIVERFNAMNLKYSALNVQCTEEFRRLRCQYRQIREKSLHFKAADERVYRDVWNASEQESRHLISLIHEADRCIHEQQLCMPYTPPSEVSGGQGVSPDEGGEGADLFSEAATTTFRSASSSGKDNSSFPRGQPASSASGGRSRSKEDSERLTGESGTATKSLFSPTKVKKVIELLTDACHFLSGPKKQACEELTDEEQQLLDADTILKNVGVESQDDLDLLVSIFYQGQDDDDETLYVDADDVLRLLEDFMEEKRNLAVADVLPDKKKKKRQQSLGRAESERERLTRERREVKRFWTRLSKMLPDVTTRVWKALDEGLQRYHRLLVGRSETLAATLAAEKLHDSLSRQLLAFSQAPINTELQVPPLACVENSIAPHKKK; encoded by the exons aTGGCTGTCACAGACTCCGAACTCGCGCCTCAAGaaggcgtctcttcttccccttctttctcttcttcctcgtgctctgcttcgtcgagaGGCCGGGGAGGATTCGGATCTCTCAAGGGCAAAGGCACGTCGACCTCTGGACTGGACAGTCGAAACCCCCAAGTGCGCATGGCCTTTCGCAGGGCGCGAGCAGAGTGGCGGCTCTCCCAGGCGCTGAAGCGAC aggaagagagtggCGAGGAGAAAATCGCGGCCGCCGAGTCGCAGAGAGCTCCTGAGCAGGgggctctgtctctcgcagaCGCGCAGAAGTTCGTCGAGGCAGAA cgagaaaacaaagcTTGCAAGTCTCAACA TTCGGTCAATTGCCTCGGCGCTCTGAGGGAGAGTTTGCTCAGCATCGAATGCCCGCTCGAACTGGCAGAAGCGTTCGAAGACGCACAG GTCAAATGTCAAAGCATCGCGAgcgggaaagagagagctgAGCAACGCctagacgaagaagcgacgtTGCGAGAAGCTCTTTTCGTTAGCA CTCTGGACGaccagagagacgaagtcaCGCGTCTCCTCGGTTTGATGAGGGAACAGTATCAGCAGCTCCACAATGAATATCAAG actctctcgctcgcATTCAGGACAAGATGACGGCAGAACGAGGAGCTCTCATG cagaaaaacaaggaagaaCTGGACTGCATTTTTGAAGAGCGGCAGAACATG gagGAACACGACATAATAGAGGCTCGGCAGAAGCGCCTTGACGGCTTTGCAGAGGCCCTCGAGCagcaacgcgagagagacgaagtcgagTCGCTGGCGAAAAAgttgaggaaggagacagtcaTTCAA GAACTAGAGAAGCACCTGGACAAGATGCTTGCGGCGTATCAACtgaacaaagagaaactcgagtACAACACGAGGGTGTTGTCCGACCGAAACAAGGAGAACCTGGCACTCGTGCTGGCGTACAAAAACCGCCTGAAcaaatgcagagaaactcTGAGTGCAATTGTCGAGCGGTTCAACGCAATGAACCTGAAATACTC AGCCCTCAACGTTCAGTGCACCGAGGAGTTTCGGCGACTGAGGTGTCAGTACAGACAaattcgagagaagagcttGCACTTCAAAGCTGCAGACGAGCGCGTTTACCGGGACGTGTGGAACGCCAGTGAACAGGAA TCTCGCCATTTGATTTCTTTGATTCACGAGGCAGATCGCTGCATCCACGAGCAGCAGCTCTGCATGCCGTACACGCCCCCCTCTGAGGTCTCTGGAGGCCAGGGAGTCTCTCCAgacgaaggtggagaaggcgcTGATCTATTCTCCGAGGCGGCGACAACGACGTTTCGgtcggcctcttcttctgggaAGGACAACAG CTCCTTTCCCCGGGGACAGCCGGCGTCTTCCGCCTCGGGGGGGAGAAGCCGCTCgaaggaagacagcgagaggctCACTGGGGAAAGTGGAACTGCGACCaagtcgctcttctctccaacaAAAGTCAAGAAAGTGATCGAGCTACTCACTGACGCATGTCACTTCCTATCAGGTCCAAAG aAACAAGCGTGTGAAGAATTGACAGACGAGGAGCAACAACTTCTCGACGCAGACACCATTCTGAAGAATGTGGGCGTTGAGAGTCAGGACGACCTCGaccttctcgtctccatcttctACCAGG GTCAAGACGATGACGACGAGACGCTCTACGTGGATGCCGACGACGTACTTCGCCTCCTCGAGGACTTcatggaagaaaagagaaacctCGCCGTCGCGGACGTTCTCCCcgacaaaaaaaagaaaaagcgcCAGCAGTCTTTA GGTCGCGCTGAATCAGAACGAGAGCGACTaacgcgggagagaagagaagtcaaGCGCTTCTGGACAAGACTTTCAAAGATGCTGCCGGATGTCACCACGCGCGTTTGGAAA GCTCTCGACGAAGGCTTGCAGCGCTACCACAGGCTCCTCGTTGGGCGAAGCGAAACTCTGGCCGCGACACTCGCAGCTGAAAAACTCCACgattctctttctcgtcagCTCCTGGCTTTCAGTCAAGCGCCCATCAACACCGAACTCCAAGTGCCGCCTCTTGCGTGCGTCGAGAACTCCATCGCCCCCCACAAAAAGAAATAG